Genomic DNA from Nitratidesulfovibrio vulgaris str. Hildenborough:
ACTGCGAAGCATGTGTTCGCCGAGGTCGAAGATGAGGCCAAGGTCTTCGGCTACGGGAATGAACTCGCCGGGCGAGATGCGTGTCCCATCGGGCAGTGTCCACCGGGCCAGTGCCTCGGCCCCCACGATGCGCCCGGTGGCGAGGTCCACACGGGGCTGGAAGTGCGGCACGATTTCGCCATGACGCAAGGCGTGGCGCAATCGTCCCTCGAGTTCCATGCGGCTGCGTATCCTGTCGTGGAGGTGGGGCGAGAACCGCTCATAGGTGTTCTTGCCCTGCGCCTTGGCGCGATACATGGCGAGGTCGGCGTTGGTGAGCAGTTCGTCCGGCCCCTTGCCGTCGGCGGGATGGATGGCGATGCCGATGCTGAGCCCGACATGGAGTTCCCTGTCGAGCAGTGCGATAGGTTGCGAGAAGTGATGCAGGATGCGCTCGGCCACGAGCACGACCTCGCGTTCTTCACCGGGGTTGGCCACGAGGATGACATACTCGTCGCCCCCAAGCCGCGAGAGGGTGTCCTCGGGACGGATGAGCAGGGTGAGATGCTCTGCCACCTCGGCAATGAACTTGTCACCGGCCTCATGCCCGAGGCTGTCGTTGATGGTCTTGAAGTTGTCGATGTCGATGTACAGCAGCCCGCATAGCCTGCCCGTGCCCTGTCCCTCCTTGAGTTCGCCTGCCAGACGTTCCAGCAGCAACGCACGGTTGGGAAGTCCGGTGAGGGCGTCGTGCATCCCCTGATAGCGTATCTGCGCCTCCTTGGCCTTGAGGTCCGAGATGTCGTGGAAGAGGGCCACATAGTTGGTCGTGGCGCCCGACTCGTCGCGGATGGCACTGATGCTGAGCCATTCAGGGTAGTTCTCGCCGTTGATGCGGCGGTTCCATATCTCGCCTTCCCATGCGCCGCGTTCATGTAGCGAGTGCCACAGGCGTTCGTAGAATCCGCGGTCATGCCTGTTGGATTTGAGGATGCGCGGGTTGCGCCCCACGGCGTCGCGTTCGTTCCAGCCGGTGATGGTGGTGAATGCCGGGTTGACGGCGAGGATGGCGCCCGAGGCGTCGGTGATGAGGATGCCCTCAAGGGCATTGCGGAAGACGAGTTCGAAGAGGTTGAGGCGGTGCTCAGTGTGAATCCGCGACGAGATGTCGCGGAGTGCGACGAGAAGGGTGCGCTCTCCCTCGATGTCCAGAGAACGGACGCTGACTTCAGCAGGGAACGCTACGCCCCCGCGGAGAAGCTCGGTACGGGTGCGCAGCGGGGTGTCTTCACTCTCCGGGACGGGCAGGGCGTGCCCTTCCCGGCATATGTCGCGGGCTTTCAGGGCCAGCAGTTCATGGCGCGACAGCCCGAGGGTGGCTTCGGCCATGCGGTTGCAATCGAGCAGGGTCCCGTCGTCCCGCTGGAGTAGCAGTCCGTCGGGCGCGTAGTCGAAGAGGGCGCGGAAGCGTGTGGAGGAGCGGTGGAGTGCCTCGTTGGCCACACGCAGTTCTTCCGTGCGGGTCGCGACCATGGCCTCGATGTTGGTGAGTCGCTGGCGCAGTCCCGCCTCGGTGTTCTTGAGGGCGGAGATTTCCATGGCGACCGTGCCGACCCCTTGCATGCCTCCGGAATGGTCGCGAACCGGGAAACGTTGCACGAGGAACGTCCTGTCGCTGCCATCGTGTCCGTACCGCGGCAGGGTGACTTCCAGTTGTGACGGGGTGCCTTCACGCTGCATCCGTTCATTGTCGGCCGCCAGCAGCGCGGCGATGCGTTCGGGCAGGAGTTCGGCACGGTGCCTGCCGCGTGCGATGCCGTCCGGAAGGCGCAAGAGGGTGTGCCCCGCCTTGTTGAGCAACTGGACCCGCCCCTCGAAGTCCGTGAGGGCGAGCAGTCCCGGCATCTCATCCAGCAGAATCTGCCACGGGGCGTAAGGCCCCATGCCCGATGCCGGGTCGACATCGGGCGCGAAGGTGTCGTCATCCGTGTGGAGGACTATCGACAGGACCGCTGTTCCCCATGCCGTTCGCGGCAGGGGGATTGAGGTGCACCGCACGGGTTGTTCCTCTGCGGAGAGGGGGATGGTGTGCGCGTGGGCCTCCATACGCAAGAGCGTGGCCCTGTCCGCCTGCCGTAGTGCTCTGGCGCTGCTCTTGGGGAGCACGCTTTCGGGCGGGGCGTTACGGAATGCACGTTCGGGGATGCCGAAGAGCGCCGCGAAGGCGGGGCTGACGAAGCGGAAGATGGAGTCTGCGTCACGCAGGGCTACGGGCAGACCGCTATGACGGAGTGAGAGCAACGTGTCTGCAGAAGGGGGCGTGAGGTCTAGGCATACCAGAAGACCATCCTCGCCGGGAAGCGAGGTGAACGTTGCCCTGCACGCTGTCGGCCCCTCGCGGCACAGCAGGAGGGCATTGCCCGACCATGGAGGGACAGGGGTGCGGGGCGTCGTCTGCAGCACTGTCTCGAGGCGTACGCCGCACACCTCTCCGAGGAGGGCCTCCCCGCTGGCGTCGGCGTGTCGTACCACGCCGTCGACGCCCACGCGCAAGACAGCGAAGTTGGTGGCTTCTGCCGTCTGAAGCGTGCGAGGTGACTGGCTGCCTTCGGGGGAAAGTCGCATGTGGCCTCCGTTAGGGAACATCAATTTCCGAGTATATGCGAACTGTGCTCCTGCGCAACCACTTCGGCATACCTGACAGGCACGGGCTTGCCTTGCGTGTGGCAACGTGCAACTATGCGCCAGAATCAGTGAACCTCATGCTGCCCCTGCAGGGGAGCAGAACACCTATGGAGGTGCCGATGTCGTTTTCGAAGATACTGCTTCCCGTCGACGGCTCCGAACATGCCCGACTGGCGTTGCGACATGCCCTGGCCCTGGCCGAGGGGGGCTCCACAGTCGTGCTTGTGCACAGTTACGGTGATATCCCGGCACTGATAGGTGGTGAGGCACGAGAGCAACTCATGAAGGAATGCGTGACCGAGGCCGACGCATTGCTCGAGCCATACAGGACCGCACTTTCCGGTGCGGGTGTGCCCTATGTGGAACATGTGGTCGTCGGTGCGCCGGTGCAGGCCATTCTCTCCGTCTGCGAGAGGGAGGCGTGCGACCTCATCGTCATGGGGTCGCGGGGGCTGACCGACTTCGAGGGAATGGTCATGGGCAGCGTCGCCCACGGGGTGCTGCACCAGAGCACCGTTCCGGTACTGGTCGCGCGATAGCAGGAAATCGACGGGCGGCATGGTCGGTCTTGCGTCCGTGCCGCCCCTCTCCATATGACGAGGACGAGAGGTGCGCAGGGTGAACCTGCGCCACCGGACTCTGGACGATTGCGGAACGGAACGGGAGAAGCCATCACCGACACCGGAATGCCATGACCACGCTGCACTGGATACTGCTGCCCATCTCCTACGCGCCATCTGTGGTCGCTGCGCTGCATGCCCTGCTCACCAAGCGCGACCCGCGTTCGGCCCTCGGCTGGATTGCCGTGAGCCTCACGTTCCCATTGGCTGGCCCCTTCTTCTATTTCATCTTCGGCATCAACCGCGTCCATAGCCGTGCGGCCCAGCTTCTGGCAGCCACGGAGAACAGGAGGCGTCGTCAGGGTGAGAGGTTGCATGGAGGGCCGGAAGAGGACGACCCGCCGGGTACCGTTTCGGATACCTACATACCCCCACGGTTTCGCGCCCTGGCACGTGTCGGACGCATGGTCACCGGAAGACCCCTTGCGGGGGGCAATACCGTGCGTCCGCTGTATAATGGCGAAGACGCCTATCCCGCCATGGTCGAGGCCATCGACAAGGCCGAACACAGTGTCTTTCTCACCACGTACATCTTCGGTGGCCGGCGCATAGGCGAACAGTTCGTGGATTCCCTCGCCGATGCGGCTGAACGCGGGGTCGACGTCCGGGTCATCATCGACGGTGTGGGGGGACTCTATTCGTGGCCGAGGGCGTGGTCGCGCCTGAAGCGTCGCGGAGTGCGCGTCGAGAGATTCCTGCCGCCGCACCTGTTGCCACCGCAGCTTTCCGTGAACCTGCGCAACCACCGCAAGGTGCTGGTCTGCGACGGGCATGTCGGTTTCACGGGCGGCATGAACGTGGGTGACCATCACCTCATGGCCACCGACAATCCGCGCCGTGTGCAGGATGTGCATTTCCTGTTCACGGGCCCCATCGTGGCACAGTTGCAGGAGGTCTTCCTGCGTGACTGGGGTTTCCTCACGGGAGACTATGCCCTGACGGCCCCGGTTCACGATGAACCCTGTGGCGATTCGCTCTGTCGTACGGTGCTCGAAGGGCCGGGCGACCGCGCAGAACGTCTGCACGACCTGCTATGCGGCATCATCTCCAGCGCCTCGCGCTCGGTGCGCATCGTGACCCCGTACTTCCTGCCGTCGCGTGAGATCATCAGCGCCCTGCGGGCAGCGGCCCTGCGCGGGGTCGATGTGCGCGTCATGCTGCCTGCCCGCAACAACCTTCCCTTCGTGCACTGGGCCACACGACACCTGCTGGAAAGCCTTGTGGACAGCGGGGTGCGCGTCTTCTACCAGCCGCCGCCCTTCTCGCATTCCAAGCTGTTGCTGGTCGACGGCTACTATGCGCAGGTCGGGTCGGCCAACATCGACACGCGCAGTCTGCGGCTCAACTTCGAATTGACGGTGGAGGTCTTCGACACCAGCGTCGTGCGGCAGTTGAACAGGCATTTCGACACGGTGCGGCGCATGAGCGAAGAGGTTCAGGCCAGTATGCTGGCCAGTAGACCCTTCGCCACGCGGGTGCGGGATGCCCTGTTCTGGCTCTTCTCTCCGTATCTGTGAGCAGACGGGGAGGCATGGGCGCATGGTGGCGATCCCTGTCCGGGACATGCCGGAAAATGCCATGAAATGACCTTGTCTGGCGGCATGTTGCGTCGGGGCTTGACAGCCTCTGCGCCGTGCGTATGTAGGGGGTCGCGCGACACCTCGTGTCGCAGACGTCAAGCCTGAAGAGGTATCCCCGCTGATGCTTCGTTTCCCCTTGTTCCTTGCCATGCTCATGGTGCTGCTCCTGCCCGGAGACGCACTCGCCTGGGGGCCGGGTATCCACATGGCTACGGCCTCGTGGCTTCTCGACCATCTGCCCCTGCTGCCCGCCGCCCTCGCACAGGTGGTGGGGGCCCATCCCGCCGCCTTCCGCTACGGTTCGCTTTCCGCCGATATCTTCATCGGCAAGGGGTGCAGGGTGAAGCCGGGGCACAGCCATAACTGGTCGACGGCGCACGCCCTGCTGGACGAAGCCGACACGCCCGAGTTGCGTGCCTATGCGGCGGGCTATCTCGCCCACCTCGCTGCGGACACCGTGGCCCATAACCACTACGTGCCCAACCTGCTGCCCGGCACACCCGGCAGCGGCAAGTTCTCGCATGTCTACATCGAGATGCAGGCTGACAGGCTTGTGGAGTGGGACGGTGCCTCGTACAGGCTCTTCGATGCCATGTCCGAAGCCGATAGCGCCCTGTTGCGTGCCACGGACAAGGCCGCCTTGCCGTTCCGTCTCAAGAAGCAGCTGTTCCGCGGTAGCGTGGCGGTGGCGGGGCGTCAGTCGTTCCGGCGTTCCTTGCGCATCGTGCACAGGATGATGCCCCACGCTGCCGACCGTGCCTACCTCGGCATGATGCTCGACATCAGCGCGCGTGCCGTGGTGGACGTCTTGCGTGACCCCTACGGTTCCGCCGTGCTTGATATCGACCCCATAGGCAGCGAGGCCCTCGATACGGCCCGTACAGCCTGCCGGTGCGCCACGCCGCTGGCCTTCCTTACGGTCGACCGCGAACTGCGCTTTCCGCTGGACGCCCGTCTGGCGTCCCTTCCCGCCTCTGGCGTCCCCTCGGGCAAGTCTGCCCACGCAGCCTGAATCCTGCCTGAGTCCTGCCCGCGTCCTGTTGCGGCTGATGGTGGATGCCTGTCGCCTTGCACCGGGCAGGGGCGTTGTCCTCTGCCGTCTGTCAGGCTGTCCTGCATAGGCGGTCTGCGCTGCGCGTCTCTTGCCCCGTCAGCGGCAGATGCTCTTCGCCTCGCCCCGTCGGTTCCAGCGTCGTTTGCAAGACCCTGCCGATGCAGGTCAGAGCAACGCGGAAAGCACCGAGATGGCAGCCGCCCCTATCACGACGATGCCGGGGTCGACCTTGCGCCACAGCGCCACGAAACCTCCTATGGCAAGGAGCGCCGGGAGTGGTTCGGGAGGCAGTGAGCGGACCACGGCGACCACCAGTGAGAACAGAAGCCCCGAAAGGGCGGCGAGGCTGGCGCGTACGCCGCGGTGATACAACCGGGAGCGTTCGATCAGAGACACCAGCGTATCCGCCGTCAGCAGGAAGAGCAGTGACGGGGTGAAGATGGACACCGCGGCGATGACGGCACCGAGAAGCTGGTCGACCCGCCATCCGATGAAGGCCGATGCCATGATGATGGGGCCGGGAGTTACCTGCCCGATGGCGATGCCGTCGAGAAAGGCCGAATCGGGCATCCAGCCCCGCAATTCCACCACCTCGTGTCGCATGACGGGCAGCGATGCCAGCGCACCGCCGAAGGCCACGAGGTCGGTACGCATCATGGAGACGGCTAGCTCATACAGCCGTGGTGCAGCGAGCGCCAGCACCACGAGGAACGTCAGCGTGAGTGCAAGACCCGCCGTCAGTCGTATCGCACCCTTCCTGAAGTTGCGGTTCTCCCGGGGGCAGCCAGCGCCCGGCATCGTCTGTGCTGTCTTGGTGCAGGGCTGTGGCACGGGCACATCCTCCTCCCTGTAGACGAGGAGTCCGGCGGCGACGGCGAGGCCCAGCGGAAGCAGCGGGTGCAGTTCAAGGAGTGCCAGTCCGCATACGGCAAGGGCTATGACCCTGTCGGCCCACGACCGGAGATAGCGAACGGCGAAATCCATGCCGCCATGCACCATGATGGCGAGTGTCACAGCCTTGATGCCCGTGAACGCGTGCTGGAAGGCCGGAAGTTCATGATTCTGCCAGTACAGTGCGGCAAGGGTCGTGATCATGGCGAAGGCGGGCAGTACGAAGCCTGCGAAGGCTGTCAGCATGCCGGGCACACCGCGTAGCTTCAGTCCGCAATGCGCCGATACCTGCATGACCGTGGCACCCGGTACGGCCTGACAGATGGCGACCGTGGCCTTGAACGATTTTTCATCGAGCCATCGACGCCGTTCAACGACCATGCGCCGCACATGGGGCAACATGGCGGGGCCTCCGAAGGCCGTCAGACCCACGCGCAGGAAGGAGAGGAACAGGGCCGCATGGCCGGGGGGGCGGTGTGGTGCGTCATCGGGCTGAGGTGCCGCCTCGTTGGCGACTGCCGCTGTGCCGGTGGCGTCGCCCTTGGCAATCTCATTCGTGTCTCGTCCGCAAGGGCCTTGCCCTTCAGGCGGGGCATGATGCCCTGCGTGTTGCGCCGTATCCGCCATGTTCTTCCATCCTTCTGCGAAAGTACAATGCCATGGGCTTGCAGGCGTCGGGTACAGGCACGTGCCCGTGAAAAGCATGAACCGACGAAGATGATCCAGTTTGCATTTCTTTCTGGGACCTTATCGTGGGCACTCCCTGACGCAATGGGCTACCAAGGAACGCCGTCCATGTTGAAGGCCCGCAAAGGGTATCCTGCGTACGGCGCACGGGGCGGGCTGCTGTAAGGTTCGTGCAGGGTACGCGGTATCGGCGTGGTGCCTTCTTGCTTCGATGGTCTTTTGGCTGCACATCATGAAGCGGGTGCGGGCGGGGCATATCCCGTAAGTGCCCCACGGTCTGCAGCCAAGCCGCCGGGTGTTCATGGACGTTGGCCTGGTCTGTCATGACGTTTCATGTCGTTCCGAATCCACCCTTGAAGCGTAACCATGTAACCTTCTCCGGCAGGGGGCGAGCCCATCGGAGTACAGGAGAACGCCATGCATCATGATATGATTGCCATTACCGCCGAAGTCGTCGCAAGGGAAGGGCATGAGGCCAAGGCCGCTGAACTTCTTGCAGGACTCGCCGCCGCCACCTCACACCATGCCGGAGTGCTGCGGTACGAGGTGCAGCGTCAGGCCGGAAATCCGCGCGTATTCATGGTGGTCGAACTTTGGGCCGACCGTGCCTCGCTGGAGGCGCACAAGAATACGGAGGATATGCGGTGCTTCATCGAAGCTGCCCCGGCAGTACTCGAAGGCGCATGGCTTGTGCGTGAATGGCAGGGCGTTGCGGCGTCTGTAATCCCCGCAGCGTAGGTTCTCTGCCCTGTCCCGGGACTTCTCGGATGTGTGACCGGCGTATACGCTTCAGGGCTGGCGCCGGTATCTTACATCCGGGGCGGGATGCGGACGAGGATGTCTTCGGGCAGCTGTCTGCCTGACTGCTGACGCGCCTTGCGCCGGGCCATATGCCAGCCCATGTACCAGTCCCCGTGCTGGGGGGCCGTAGGCAGTACACCTTGTCGATGGCTTGCCCGAGTGCCCTTGGTGTCACGTTCATGCGGTGACAGACGTTGGCAGCGAAGTGCAGGGCAATGAAGTGAAGACCGGGCTGGCCTTGTCCGCAACGATGGGGACAGCCTGAACATGAGAAGGGGCACGGCGTTCGCCGTGCCCCTTTGTCAGACATGGTTGCAGGTGCAGCTGCCGCTATTCGGAAGCCGTCTCGGCAGCCTGAGGGGCCGCAGGCGCCTCGGCCTTTTCGGCCTTCTTCGAGCGGCGGGGCGTACCCTGCAGCTGTACCACGAACTTCTCGGGGGCGGGCGCGCGGTGCACGTTCACCATCGAGAGGCACTGCGTGGGGCAGGCATCGACGCATACAGAGCAGTAGACGCAGGCGAAGGGGTCGCAGTCCCACGTGCCGGCCTTGGGGTCGACCGTGATGCACTGCGAGGGGCACTTTATCTGGCAGCTCTTGCAGAAGATGCAGTCTTCGATCTTGTTCACGAGACGCCCGCGGAAGCCTTCGAAGGCCGGACGGGTCTGGAACGGATAGAGCCGCGTCGCGTACTTGCGCGACAGGTTCTTGAGGACGTTGCTGAGCATGTACATGGTGTTGTCTCCCTGCTGCTAGCGCTCTGTGCAGCTGATGCACGGGTCGATGGACAGTACCGCCACGGGCACGTCCGCCAGTTGCAGACCGCCCATGATGGCGAGCAGCGGCGGGATGTTGGCGAATGTGGGAGTGCGGATGCGTACACGTTCAAGGTGCTTCGAGCCGTTACCCTTGACGTAGTACATGAGCTCGCCACGCGGCTGTTCCACACGCGCCACGACTTCACCTTCCGGCTTGCCGGGAACCTTCACGGAGAGTTCGGTGTCCGGAAGCTTGGAGATGGCCTGACGCACGAGGTCTACCGACTGGAGCACTTCGAGGAAGCGCACCTTGCAGCGTGCCCACGAGTCGCCGTCGGGTACGGCGATGGGTTCGAAGTCGAGTTCGTCGAAGGCCGCGTACTGCAGCTGGCGGGCGTCCTGCGCCACGCCGCTGCCGCGCAGCATGGGGCCGACGGCACCAAGCTGGATGGCCTGCTGTGCGGTGAGTACGCCCACACCCTTGGTGCGCTTGCACACGGTGTAGTCGTCGAGGATGGTGGTCATCAGGGCACGGATTTCGCGTTCGAGGTGGTTCATCTCGTCGAGAATCCACTTCTGGTGTTCAGGCGACAGGTCGCGGCGCACACCACCCACGATGTTGGTGGAGATGACCACGCGGTTGCCCGCTGTGGCTTCGTTGATGTCCATGACGCGCTCGCGCACTTTCCAGAACTGCATGAACAGGCTCTCGAAGCCGAAGCCGTCGGCGAAGAGACCGAGCCACAGCAGGTGGCTGTGGATACGGTGCAGTTCCGACCAGATGGTGCGCAGGACCTTGGCGCGACGGGGCACTTCGACGTTCATCATGCACTCGAGCGACTGGCAGTAGCACATGGCGTGGATGCACGAGCAGATGCCGCACACGCGCTCGACCACGTAGACCATCTGGTTGTAGTCGCGGATGGAGGCGAGGGTCTCGAGGCCGCGGTGGACGTAGCCGAGGGCCGGAATGGCTTCGACCACGGTCTCGTCCTCGACGACCAGCTTCAGGTGCAGGGGCTCCGGCAGAACCGGATGCTGCGGGCCGAAAGGAATGATGGTGCGGGACATGGGACCTACCTCTTATGCCTTCTTCTGGATGGTGGAGATCTTGCAGAACGGGGCGGACATGCTGCCCGTGATCTCGTCATCCAGGTAGAGGGTCCTGTTGAAGTCGAGCACCAGACCGTCAAAGGTCAGGCCGAACTGGTCACGGGCCTCGTTTTCGATGAGCAGGGCGGCGAAATACACCGGCGTCAGGCTGGGGATGGGCTGGTCCTTGGGGGTCGTCAGCCGGTAGTGCACGAACTCGAGGTCCTTGTCGAAGTGGTAGATGATGTCGACGTTGCCGTCGCCAAGATCGACCACCGAGTAGGTGACGAGCCTGTAGTCCTGCTCGAAGAGCGCCTTGGCCTCGCCGACGATGGCGTCGATGGCGATGGGTTTGGCGTTCAGTATCTCGGTATGGTTGGGCATGGTGTTTCCTCGTCTTAACGTCGTGAGAGGCTTGCCTACTCGATGACGGTCACTTTGGGCATCTCGGCGAGACCAAGCTTGGCCTTGACCACCTCAAGCGCGGTGACCACGCCGTCGATGATGGCCTCGGGCTTGGCCGGGCAGCCCGGCACATAGACGTCGACGGGGATGACCTGGTCGACGCCGCCGACGACGTTGTAGCACTCGCGGAACACGCCGCCCGAACTGCCGCAGGCCCCGATGGCGATGACGGCCTTGGGGTCGGGCATCTGGTCGTAGATGTTCTTGAGCACCTTCTTGTTGCGATGGTTGACCGTGCCGGTCACCAGCAGTACGTCGGCGTGCTTGGGGTTGCCCACGTTGATGATGCCGAAGCGTTCGACGTCGAACACGGGGGTAAGGCAGGCGAGCACTTCAATGTCGCAGCCGTTGCACGAACCACAGTCGAAGTGGACGACCCACGGGGACTTGAGGCGGCCCTTGTTGATCCAGTCTTTGATGAGACTCATCTCTGCCTCCGCCTAGCTGACGTACAGCCAAAGGATGTTGAACATCGACAGCACGAGGCCCACGCCGAGCGCGCCCTTGAGCATCCACTGCCACGTCATGCGGGCAGTGATGTTGTCGATGAGCACTTCGATGAAGTAGGTCACAGCCAGAAGCAGCAGCATGCCGGTCAGGCTGGTGTGCCAGAACAGGGTGCACAGGCCGAGAATCAGCACCACGTCGAACCAGTGGCCTATCTCAAGCAGTGCAAGGTGCGGGCCCGAGTACTCGGTGAGCACGCCGCGCACGATTTCCTGATGCGCGTGGTGACATGCGGAGATGTCGAAGGGCGACTTGCGCAGCTTGATGGTCAGCGCATAGCCCAGCGCGATGAACAGGAACGGCATCTGCGTGAGCAGCGGCTTTTCCAGCGCGTAGACGTCGGAGATCATGAAGCTGCCCGTGGCCATGGAGATGCCCACGAACACGAGGATGATCAGCGGCTCGTAGGCGAGCATCTGGATGAGCTCACGCTGTGCGCCGACCTGGCTGTAGGGCGAGTTGACCGACAGGGCACCCACCACCTGGAAGACCGCGCCCACCGTCATCACGAAGAAGAGCAGCAGCAGGTCGCCCTGCATGAAGAACAGGAAGACCGCAAGGGCGGAGGAGACCACGTAGATGTAGGCGCACAGCACCTGCCACGAGTTGACCACCATCGGCGCTTTGCCGAGGAGCTTCAGCACGTCGTAGAAGGGCTGGAGTATGGGCGGCCCGAAGCGCGACTGAAGGCGGGCGGTGATGCGACGGTCGAGACCGGCGATGAGACCGCCGAGGACGGGCGTGGCCGCAAGCCCGATGAGGGCGAGGATGAGTTTGAACATTACAGCATCCCTCCGATCATGAGGATCAGAAGCACGATGGCGACGACGTTGCCGGGCTTGGTCAGCTGGGCTTCGCCGAAGAGCTTCTCAAGGTAGTAGTTGCCTGCGGCGTTGGGCACGAACTGGTTCATGGGGCCGTTGAAGCCGACCACGCCGTCCTGCGTCATCTGCGAGCCGCCCATGTAGGGCAGGCTTGCCGCCGAGTCGGGCGTGTTACGCGCGGCCCGCCATGCGTAGTAGAACCCGGCACCGAGGAGCAGGTACAGCGGGTACACGGCGAAGGCACCCATGGTGTTGCCGATGGTGCCGATGCTCACGCCGTAGGCGCTGGCCTTGGCGTACATGGCGATGGCCGGTTCGACGAGGCCGGTGTAGACGAACGGGGCGAGCAGCGAGAGCACCAGCGCGCCACCAACCAGCGAGACGAGGGGCAGCCGGATGGTGATGTCCTGTTCTTCCTGCATCGGGCCGAAGCCGGGACGCGAGCTGCCCAGCATGATGCCTGCCCAGCGTGCCCAGAACAGCACGGTGAGTGCGCTGCCGAGGGCGATCATGATGACCAGCAGCGGCATGGCAGACATGGCGCCCGCCGCAGACTCGATGGCCATCCACTTGGCGATGAGCATGCCGAAGGGCGGCAGCATCATGGTGACGATGCCGATGACGGTGATGACCGCGGTGCGGGGCATGCGCTCGAAGAGGTTGCGCATGTCCTCGATGTTGCGCGAGCCGATCTTCTGCTCGATGGCACCCACGCACAGGAAGAGCAGGCCCTTCGAGATGGCGTGGAAGATGATGAGCATCATGGCCGCTGCCACCGAAGCCGCCGTGTTGATGCCGGCACACGCCACGATGAGGCCGAGGTTGGCGATGGTGGAGTAGGCGAGGATCTTCTTGCCGTTGCTCTGGCCTGCCGCCAGTGCGGAGGTGACGATGAAGGTGAACGCGCCGAACAGCGCCACACCCGTGGAGAGGGCCGTCCCCGCATAGCCGGGGGCCATGCGCAGGATGAGGTACACACCGGCCTTGACCATGGTGGAGGAGTGCAGCAGGGCCGACACCGGCGTGGGAGCGACCATGGCTCCGCACAGCCAGCTCTGGAAGGGCAGCTGCGCCGACTTGGTGAAACCGGCGAGGCACAGCATGGCCATGGGCAGGAGCACGGCGGTGGTCCGCATCTCGGGTTCGACCGCACGGGCGAGGATGTCCTGCACCGAGAGGGTCCCCATGCCCTTCTGGAGGAAGAGCAGCGCGAAGACGAAGGCGACCCCGCCCACCATGTTCATCCACAGGGCGCGGGTGGCGTTGGTCTTGGCCTCGTCCGTGCCGTCATGCCCGATGAGCATGAACGAGCACAGCG
This window encodes:
- a CDS encoding putative quinol monooxygenase, with the translated sequence MHHDMIAITAEVVAREGHEAKAAELLAGLAAATSHHAGVLRYEVQRQAGNPRVFMVVELWADRASLEAHKNTEDMRCFIEAAPAVLEGAWLVREWQGVAASVIPAA
- a CDS encoding 4Fe-4S dicluster domain-containing protein, translating into MYMLSNVLKNLSRKYATRLYPFQTRPAFEGFRGRLVNKIEDCIFCKSCQIKCPSQCITVDPKAGTWDCDPFACVYCSVCVDACPTQCLSMVNVHRAPAPEKFVVQLQGTPRRSKKAEKAEAPAAPQAAETASE
- a CDS encoding hydrogenase large subunit, whose translation is MSRTIIPFGPQHPVLPEPLHLKLVVEDETVVEAIPALGYVHRGLETLASIRDYNQMVYVVERVCGICSCIHAMCYCQSLECMMNVEVPRRAKVLRTIWSELHRIHSHLLWLGLFADGFGFESLFMQFWKVRERVMDINEATAGNRVVISTNIVGGVRRDLSPEHQKWILDEMNHLEREIRALMTTILDDYTVCKRTKGVGVLTAQQAIQLGAVGPMLRGSGVAQDARQLQYAAFDELDFEPIAVPDGDSWARCKVRFLEVLQSVDLVRQAISKLPDTELSVKVPGKPEGEVVARVEQPRGELMYYVKGNGSKHLERVRIRTPTFANIPPLLAIMGGLQLADVPVAVLSIDPCISCTER
- a CDS encoding respiratory chain complex I subunit 1 family protein, whose amino-acid sequence is MFKLILALIGLAATPVLGGLIAGLDRRITARLQSRFGPPILQPFYDVLKLLGKAPMVVNSWQVLCAYIYVVSSALAVFLFFMQGDLLLLFFVMTVGAVFQVVGALSVNSPYSQVGAQRELIQMLAYEPLIILVFVGISMATGSFMISDVYALEKPLLTQMPFLFIALGYALTIKLRKSPFDISACHHAHQEIVRGVLTEYSGPHLALLEIGHWFDVVLILGLCTLFWHTSLTGMLLLLAVTYFIEVLIDNITARMTWQWMLKGALGVGLVLSMFNILWLYVS
- a CDS encoding NADH-quinone oxidoreductase subunit C is translated as MPNHTEILNAKPIAIDAIVGEAKALFEQDYRLVTYSVVDLGDGNVDIIYHFDKDLEFVHYRLTTPKDQPIPSLTPVYFAALLIENEARDQFGLTFDGLVLDFNRTLYLDDEITGSMSAPFCKISTIQKKA
- a CDS encoding NADH-quinone oxidoreductase subunit B family protein; the encoded protein is MSLIKDWINKGRLKSPWVVHFDCGSCNGCDIEVLACLTPVFDVERFGIINVGNPKHADVLLVTGTVNHRNKKVLKNIYDQMPDPKAVIAIGACGSSGGVFRECYNVVGGVDQVIPVDVYVPGCPAKPEAIIDGVVTALEVVKAKLGLAEMPKVTVIE
- a CDS encoding NADH-quinone oxidoreductase subunit 5 family protein — translated: MLDTLVFGCVAFPLLAALAVYFVRGEAARRLIVPGAVAVTALSALGMAGSGPIMFAPKSFLGIGLDGLIAFLDFALLFYILYLGTKMRHLLIMGMTVLQIVGLIYLEFFLMDHGATVPGFYVDSLSLTMVLIISFVGGLICVYGLGYMKEHEEHLHLPQTKQPRFFFFVVLFLGAMNGLVLSNNLAWMYFFWEITTLCSFMLIGHDGTDEAKTNATRALWMNMVGGVAFVFALLFLQKGMGTLSVQDILARAVEPEMRTTAVLLPMAMLCLAGFTKSAQLPFQSWLCGAMVAPTPVSALLHSSTMVKAGVYLILRMAPGYAGTALSTGVALFGAFTFIVTSALAAGQSNGKKILAYSTIANLGLIVACAGINTAASVAAAMMLIIFHAISKGLLFLCVGAIEQKIGSRNIEDMRNLFERMPRTAVITVIGIVTMMLPPFGMLIAKWMAIESAAGAMSAMPLLVIMIALGSALTVLFWARWAGIMLGSSRPGFGPMQEEQDITIRLPLVSLVGGALVLSLLAPFVYTGLVEPAIAMYAKASAYGVSIGTIGNTMGAFAVYPLYLLLGAGFYYAWRAARNTPDSAASLPYMGGSQMTQDGVVGFNGPMNQFVPNAAGNYYLEKLFGEAQLTKPGNVVAIVLLILMIGGML